ttaatacgtcgggatccagattataatattttagaagaagcttaatttccgctatttttagtgagtttggtacacaccCGGAGGATACATCAATGCCTTATATAAGTCGGATTAATAATACATAAGAGACGGtcacagtaaaataaatgtctacaaAGACACAGAGTGCAAAGGCTAATAGAATGTGTTGGCAGAGGTGCACTATTTGATagagtcaccccccccccacacacacacacacacacatacacacacctccagTGGGGTGACCTGAGATCAGCCATCCCCAACTCATACGTCTGAGTGGGAGATATTCTGAGGGAGTGGCCAGCCTAGCTCACAAACTAGGAAACGTTACCATGTTTGATACATGACTATTAATGTTCAGTATGTAAAGTAGTTATGGTATATTGGTGTTGTAATCTTGATTCTAATgtgaaaatgcaaatacatgtagtctgttgtcttttttatttgaataaaagcCTGACATGAAGTCTCCATGGTATTGCACAAACTGCATTTTGGTTAGCACACATTTGAGTTTCATGTACTtttcaaaaaaattacttttgctGTCATCAGGGGAATACATTTTGTTCCATGTGGAACCTTCTTATAGAACCCTTTATTGCGGGGTTGCTGACTTTTCATTTTATGAACGGTAATTTACATAATACACTTTCAGTCGATACTGAACTGTACAACTGAAAGAGGAAGTAGGTCTCTATTTTAAGTCTCTGTGAAACCGCTAATTTAGTCAAGAGGCTAGTTTGAGAAACCAGTCTTGCAAAGACTTTGCTGAACATCATTATTTTTGCATGTGGAAAgtcctgtgtctctgtgtaaatACTGGAGGTACAGTCCTTTTCTGTCACTCTCTACCCTGTGTCACAGTGTTTTCTTTGTCCTTCTGTATGCTTTATGTTAAATAGATGTTAACTGCAGCTTTACACTGTGTACTGATGGTCTTTTACtgtgatgttgtgtgttttggttgaGATTTACCTGAATAGAGCCAAGGAAACATATTCACAAGGCCTATCAAACAGTATCTAACTTGATGATTAAAAAGTATGAAACAGTATGCAAAAATGCTGGAAATATTGCAAGCAAGCTAAATTAATCAGGGCAAGAATGACAACGCTAATTATTAGATAAAGGGTACACCTTAATGGAAAAAATTTACATACACTAAAACAACATTATTCTGGCCATGATTGGAGACAAGAACTGGCCTTATGTCAATTCCCCACAATGTAGGAAAGTGCGATAGATAAAGGAACAAAGAATTTCTCACCAAGGCCAGCAGAAACCAGAGCACAACCAAGAGCAAAAAGCCTTTCAGCCTATTGAGACTGCTGCGGGAAGTAGGGGTGTAGATATCTGTCAGCCATTCTCGAACTTCATGATTCTGGTGATCTACTTTTCAAGTTTTCACCCCAAATCTTTCAGGATGGCTGTGTGCAATCAGCCTACAGTAAATAGTAGATTGTGACACTTAATCCTATCCATCTATAAAATTGGATGTGTGCACATTTCTGAACCAATATGAAAGTAAATATGCTAAAGCCATTGTCATATTTAAATTTcactgaaaacagaaaatgaacaatattttgtttattcaagtttttttattttttattactaaGGCTTACaatggtacatatatttttaCGGTAAATTGAAATAGGAAATTGCTAACCTGACAGGAACACCCCATAACACCAGATTTAGTTCTAGTAACAGAATTCTGGGTTGTGTCCTATATACCAGGCTCTTGATTCGATTATCTCTGCAAACTGTTATACAGTAACGTTGTGACATGGGCTTGGAGCTAAACATACCTCCCCAGGAAgcaaataaataatgacaaagATTGACAGATAAGTATTGTTAAATCACACATCCTGAAACATTGGTTGGCTGAAAGATAGAGTCAAAGGCCAATATTTAACATCCCATCTCTTTAGGCCTCAGAGTCTTCATCTGTAAAAACACTGACACTGTGGAAGTGAGAGCCACACTCCTTccatacattttagattttcctTTCATTTATACTAGTCCCCTGGAAATCACCCTCAAACTTattttgcaactgtttctggtggattttcgaagtacgcatccatgcatgcgttttgggtcaggatagacaaaaaacaATTTGCTaactacaacatacagtagttacgttatggTGAGCCTTAAgtaaaactgtatatggttatattgagACTGTTTACGGCATGGAGAAGTtgatcttcagtcttgctagcaattgctcaattcttatgattattacTAAGAAGTTAATAGATaccattactggctaataagctgttcaaacagccagtggcaaaagctaacaattcatagacgctatttgtggtggaggtaaacttaataagaaacgttaatcagtttaacacaatgctcagtagtgtttagcgactggtgaaatgcgtaatgtcgtagtgttgtggttaaagaacatgtgatttatcagaccaggccaccttcttccattgctctgtggtccagttctgatgctcattgTAGGTGCCTTCAGTGGTCCACAcgggggtcagcatgggcaccctgactggtctgcagctatgcagccccatacgcaacaaactgtgatgtgctctgttctgacacctttctatcagtaccagcagtAACTTTTTCTGCAATTTGAGCTCCAGTAGTTTGTATGTTGGATCACACgagccagcctttgctccccacgtcattcagatccttacgcttgcccattttccctccttaacacatcaactttgaggacagaatgttcacttactgcctaatatatcccacccactgacaggtgccatgataatgagtttatcagtgttattcacttcaactgtcagtggtcataatgttatggctgatcggagTATATCTGTATGCGATTCCTTAACTGATATTGACAGTATTTTCAATGAAggtacaaaaaatattttcaatcaaaaacatttatttttgcaatcaaatattttgtattagaGCAAAAGAAAATTGAGAACCAACAAATGTGACTATTCGGAACCCTCCGTTTTGTCTAGACTGCCCCATTTGCTTGAGGTGctttttttgcttttatttaatttttattgaaTCACTAGTTCTTTGTTTGCACTTTTGCCCGTACAGCTGTGGGCGGGCTTTAGTGGGAGGTGAATGTTGCTTATCCATTGGTCAGCTGTTTTTTGAGTATCAGTTTGGCTGCAACCAATACTGATCAGCCTTTCTAACCAACACAAAAGGAGTCTTAGGACACCTATCTACAACCTGTTAACTTCAAGCATCTAAGGTAAACAGCACTGAGGTTTCTTCCGTCCAATTAACACATAGCTTGTAGTTAAGCTCCTACGATTTAGTGTTGGTTCATTACGTTCTACtatacagcttcggaaaaaattaagaaaccactagaaagttttgattgagtaacagaagggttaaaattaagagaccactgcaaattgaacgcttctgttcctcaatcaaaattttgttgttttttgttcaagaaatatttttttgtgctctattacaaaatattctattgcaaaaacatattttttttactttgaaaccttgtttttgcttttagattgaaaagtatttttttttactctcgacaaaaagacacaaatgtacctCCATAGTTTTCAACTAGTCTATATTCTACAACAGCGCAATAGAATTCCTGAAATTCAGTAGCCACCCCAAGATTTTCAGTGGCCACATCTGGCCACCCCAATCAAAAATGTCTAGGGGTGTCGCTGTTGACATGATTATTtgtgaaggcatcattaatgctgaacaatacaggttttggagcaacatatgctgccatccagacaacatctttttcagcgaagtccttgcttatttcaataataccaaaccacattctacacaTATGACAACATTTAGTGCATTTTGGATATGAAACATACGACAAAGGAAACCCAGAACAGCTGAAACCCTCTATTAAGCAAGATTTGGACAACATtgcactttcaaaactacagcaattggtctcaatTCCCAATTGCGTACAGAGTATTGGTAAAAGAAGATGTGacgcaacacaatggtaaacacgCAGCtgttccaattttttttaaatgtgcttctGGCATCAAAATCTAAATGGGCGTgtgtttttcccaaaacaaagtttctcagtttcaacattttatatgttgtcttagtACTATTTTCAGTAGTATATTGGGATagatgcacatcattgcattctatttttacattttacgcagcatcccagcTTTTTCAGAAACATAACATTATGTGCAATACTAATGTTCTGTCACCACAGTGAGCCCATGAGCCATCTATGGAGAGGTTAGAAAAGGTCAGCTTCAAAACCTGCGACTGACATATGTCACATAAGACGAACATGGCATTTACCACAGTCATGTGGGGTTCTCCAATTTTCTACTTTCAAACCCATTTAAGCTTATCATATTCATCATTAATCACTACAGATTATTTAATCATCAGGTTGCTCATTCAGTGTACTGGTGTACTTTTATTCAGCAGAAGCCATCTCCCAACTGGACCTTCTCTTGGTGAGTGTACAAAGCCTCTTCTATTAATTAGTAGtgtcaacatttttagaaaaaGCCCTCCAGTGACGACTATTGCATCGTTGTAGTCCAGTGTGACATCCTCACTCAACTTCGTCAAAACGGTTTCTCTGTTTCACTCCCACACAAGTTTCATTTATGGTGCATGTTTCTCATCTGTTGAAATTGGTCGAGGGTTGTCAGCAAGGGGCTTTCCATTGTCTGCCCATATTTTTAAAGACACACCAACTGGCTACAGCTGTCTGCTGTTTTCAAAAGTAGCTCATTCTGTTAATGACAGCCTTAAGGGACTTCTCAGTATGTTAACTAGATTCGAGACATGGTATCACACCAAGCTGgtaccaaaaacatttattgagtGTTTACTTGAAATGGCATACAAAGGATTTTATATACATGTTGCATCACTTTCCACAATATGGCGGGCCTGTGTGTCGCATCGTGTCCTCAGGTCAGATTCATGAGTGTCAATCGAAAGTCACTTTTAAATCacccagagaaagagaaatcGTTTTCACGCCCCAGTCCAGTCCTTCCTCCCCAAGGGGGCACTTCGATAAAGCTGTCAGTAGTGGAAAGGATTCATCTGTACAGGTAAGCAGTGGACCCTCCAAATGTCCTAACGTTTCTATGTCAAGTCTATTCTTTTTATAGCAAAAGAATGTTGATTCCATCTCACATGTGTCACCCGTGAGATTGCCGCCAATTAGCTGCTCCTCTGGAAAATTGCTACAggccacagactgtccatcGACTCTACTCTTGTAGTGTCTAACTGCTTGGCACCATAGACATTGGCCTGCCCCTAAACAAATGCAGGCCAAGTGACCCGACCGGTATCCCGGGGCAGAATCACAGGTAACGGTCTCATTTTCTGTCACATGGGCGTCCACTGAAGAGGGGCTCTGGCTCCGGTAGCAATCCCCCGTCATCAACAGACGCTCAGCCAAATGTCCACAGTCCTCCCCATGTAGACTCACAGCAGAGCCTGACCGGCATCCCATGCCCATCCCACTGTCCTCTGTCAGTCCCATGTCTCCGTTAGTCCTCCCATCCCGCAAAGTTGACTCCTCAGTTCCGCTGCTGCTGCTGACAACGCTTTCCGGTGCTCCCAGACTTCCGCAGCCACTGTCCTCTTGCCTTGCCGAACTGCCTTTGTTCCTGATCGAAATGTGTGATTTAGTGCTAACCCCACTGTCCAGGCTCATTTTCCTGTCCATCTCTTCTTTCTGATCTTCTGTCACTGCTGGCATAGTCATGTCATTGGCCACCCAGTCCATGGCGTCCGTTGTTGTTTTGCTGATGAACCAGCCTTTGTCTGTGACAATCTCAACTGGGACCTCTCCCACACTGAGAGGATGCCAGCCGCTGTTTAGGGATTTCTgaggtaagagagagagaaagagagaaaaaaactcaaaataattaaaatgagaATGATCGATGGCATTCAttgaaataggccttttgttttGATTATGAGCGTTATGTTTTTCCCCCTTATGTAAATTCAGGTAGAAAGGAAATCTTTAACGCCATGTGTGGTTCTACCAACAAGTGCTTCTACTCTGCCTTCTACAGAGCAGAACCACTCAACTACTATTCTATCTATATTCCGCTAGTTCCTTTTTTTGCCCTTTGACGATACAGAATGTTCTCTGAGAGGATAGTCAGTTCTCCAATAGTGAAACAACACATACCAGTGAAGCAGGCATTTTCCTTGGACGCCACAGGAAGAAGAAAGTGCCAAGAGCCAGGACTAACAGGACCACTGTCACACTGAGTATGGAGAAGGACACTATTGCCATGATGAACCACtctaaaaacagaaacagaccgTAGGTGGAATGAGTTTGAGGCTGTCAATTACACCCTAGGTCAGGGTTAGGCAACCACATTCATAGGAACATTGATGTATGTTTCAATAGATGGTCTGTTGGCCAGAAAATAAGTACAATAATTAGTACAGTGTTGTAAAGATTGTATacattcactttcaaaatggtCGACACCCTTGATTAAGATAAGCAAAGTTGGCAAGTAAAGTACATTCCAGAATGTTACAGTATGATCAGTACATTAGAAAACACAAGGCCAGATGCCGTGTGCAATATTGCCGCCCCAGATGGCCGCCCCTAATCCCAGAGCAGTACCTTTACAATGGTCGAACAGCCTTCTACACTGCCTTCTACCACTGACTTTTGATGCCAACAATGGTCCTTGTTATTGTCACCACCACCCCCCAAACAGCAGGCCTGTTAAACTATGGTAGAGATGCATGATTTAGTTTGTGTCACCTTGCTCTGGTAGGAAGAAGCATTCCGCAGGGGAGAACTTGCTGCTAGACCGTCCTCCACTGCCTTCCACTCTGAGGCTAACGCAGTACTCCTCTCCCCAGTGAAGAGACCTGAACAGGACCTCAGCCTCATCCTCGTCACCATCCATCGTAAACGTCCATACTGTGGTCTGACAACAAATTAGGTTTGACTTGTTATGGCACGTGAacattattttcatctttgcaACAAGGCGTCAACATGGCGTCTATCTGGAGTGGACTGTTACGGCCTGCTGGGTTGTGCCCCTGTCCAGTGGACAGTAACAGGACTACGCTCAGCGCGTCAAGTGAGAATGTTAACTAAACAACGGCCCTGTGCTGCTGTCAAAACTCTGCATATCGATATGGTTCACTGAAACTGTAAATGAGTAAATCTGTAAATGCTGTACTATAAATTAGTGTATATGCTGTAGGCTTCCGCTATTATGTCATATTCTATGCTAACTAATCATTGTTCATAAAACGTGTCGTTTttctatactgtatgtattttgtgtattctgtctctGTACAGGATATTAACTACCACCAAGAGCAAGTCTACATGTTTACGTAGAAAATCAGATTTTCTTCAATCTGTTCCAAAATGTACCTTGTTTTGCAGTCCTCTCTCCTGTAGGTGGACAGTGTATAGCAGGCCAAATGGGTAGATCCTTTTTAAAAGGGGCTTTCTGTAAACTCTGACAATTACTGAAGTTGAGGTGAGCAAAACTGTGCTGGAGGGGATCAGCAGTTGAGCTGAAACAGCAAGAGGCAAGGAAGATGGAAACTGTGTTAGTTTAAGGGGAATCCATTGAGAAAGTACCCCACTACATTATTAGTGAGAGAAACGTCCTTTCAGCCCAGTACTTAACAGTAGGATTAACACGTTTCTTACTGTCTTTGGGGTTGAATCTCTTTGGTGTTGACCATGTAAGGTTGCCATTCTCAGTGATCAATCCTACCCGGACCTTGTACAATTGTTTGGGGTCTTCAATATAACGAGTAAGGTCGCAGTGTGTTTCCTGTGTATTTCCACAGCTTGTAACATTTTTCCAGTTAGTTGCTCCGTATCTGAGAAGAAACACATGGACCAGATTTACTGACTGGATACAGGATAACATGGGTTTTAATCAACTACTTAGGAGACAAAtgctagttatttttttatatagaacagtgtttctcaaccctgctcctggacattCCCCTGCCCTTcctgttttagatctctccctgccctaacatacctgatgtatcTCAGGAAGGAcctgataatgagctgatcatttgaattgggtgtgacagagcagggagagatatAAAACATGAATGGCAGGTGTGAGAAACATTGATATAAAACAGCATTTGTACAAGTACAAGTTCAATTGATTTGGGACAACTGCAATAGAAAACTTGAAAGTGAAGTGTACTAGCTTATTGACAATTAGCTATGGATGAAAGAATGAATACAACCGTCGGGTGAGTAGGAATAAGGATCTAAGTGGGGGAATACCTTTCCATCTGCACCCGGTACTGAGCTGGTGAAGGGGCCTCTTTTGGCGGTTGCCAGAGCAACATCACCTCGCCATCCCATACCTCCACTGTCAGGTTGAATAGATTCTGTTGTTTCAGCCCTGTCACAGAAacaacattcaaaatgtaacaGAATTTCCAGGCATTATAACAAGAAATTAAATCATAGGAAGCCTGGGTGTCCAGAAGCACACAAATAGTTGGGGGTTTTCCACGGGGAAACGGGGTTTGCCACGTACAGAACTAGGTGTTGTTTTGCAAAAGGGAACTGAGATTAACCACACTTTTTCCAACCCAGTTTCAGTCTCCTTGTGGTGATTTTGTCTAGGAATGAAATTACGCAGTTTTTACAGTTACCCTCGTGACAATATTTGCTCAAATTCCAAATATAGATATTCTGTGATATATTATTCATATTGCAATTCTATCTTTATCATAGGACCTCACTTCAACAGCCCAATCGGTCTGACTGAAGTAAAGTCATTAATGTGGCATTGGCTAATTATTTCAATAACAATCACTTGTCAGTGACAATAAAGATTAAAGTCCAAataatgaatatacagtattatcATTCCATTTAGAGAGagtattgtgaaacaaaacagtactattataattttttaacaaTGGTTAAGCCGTATTACCTGACGCGTAGTCTGAGATGATTAGATGGGCAAGAACAGAAATCCAGAATGTCCAATCCATATTTAGTACATATGCTCTTATCCTTAGCTGGACTTCATCATATAGTATTATCCACACATTTCCAACATTCTCAACAAGTTCCGAGTTGTTGAAGAGTAAAGCAGACCTAAGACAAACCACGTACAACTTCCACCAAATCCAAATGTAGATCAAGCAACATTACTCTGGAAGCCTCAACTGTTATCGACTGTTGCTTTCTGACTAACTTTACTCGGTCACAGTTGACGTGACTCTCTTAACCATCTGGTTTGATCAGTGAAGAGTATGAAGAGGCAGTTAAATTATTCACTCATGTGACCTCAGTCTCAGTCTGCTGACCTAGGCTTCCTGTTTTGACAAGCTGCGTCGTTCAGTAGAACTTCCCTCCTCACTTTTTAACTCATTTCTGTGCCGTCTCTCTAACTTTATCCTTTCTGTTCATAGTTCTGAGAAGACTGTTTGCACTCCTTatgatttgtgtttatttttttttaagaattacattttagttgtttAGCAGATTCTTCGAGTCCATTATTCTAgtgtttaatgaatgaaatGGGTGGTTGTAGTTTTGAACCCATGATGTTCCTGTTTGATAGAGTAAGACATGCAATAGTTATCCATCAATGACTCAAAGGAATTGCAAAACCCTTAAAcctgacacattcacacatctCATTCCTACAGACATCTTCATTTGTTCTGAAACTGACCCACCTAGGTGCTATTTTTTACAATGGCTAACATGCTTGTGTCCAATCTGTAATCACACTTTCAAAACTCTAAACCAAATTGGGCATAACATCCTTCTTTTGTGGACCATACCATTAACACAATTCATGTTGTTGTCACAGAATATACAGTCAATTAACACGTTTCTAACATAATTAAATGTTCTTTCCATACAGCTTACCCAATACCAACATGATGGATCTTTCTTGACTTATTTACAGATGCTTGAACACAGCATGCCAGAAATAAAGACTGTATGTTCAAAACCTTGAATATAGTATAAAGCCTCTACTTCTGCAACAAATGCAGCTTGAAGCAGCTGATAAGAATGTTTGAATGTACAGATAAATGAAACATTGATAAATAGCTGATTTACTGTATGTTGTCTGGACGAGGGAGAGGAGTAactggaagagggagaggagtagcTGGATGAGGTGGAGGAGTAGCTGTACGATGGAGAGGAGTAGCTGGACCAGGGAGAGGAGTAactggaagagggagaggagtagcTGGACGAGGTGGAGGAGTAGCTGTACGAGGTGGAAGAGTTGCTGTACGAGGGAGAGGAGTAGCTGGACCAGGGATAGGAGTATGATTAGATATTAAGTCAGAATGATTAGATATTGAGTCGGGTTTGCCGTGTTTTGATAAAGTTAGTGTATATTAAGAATATTTCTTTGAAACATAGAGTTGGTATTTATTAAACAGAACGTGGTTTTTGATCAGAGAAATGTACTCATTGTGTGATGTaggtgtgttactgtgtttatGTATCTTAAGTATACATAAACACTTGTTAGCAATTGAAAAAAGCTGTAAAGAAATGAATCTCCAGACAGAAACAAAGGTGCATACTGGCCCCTGCTGTGTTGTTGTAACAGGCGctgtactgtgcaaaagtcctAGGCCACCTGAGAACATTGTTAAAGCTATCGATCAGGGCAGAAAGTGTTAATTTACTCTCAACAAAACTTTAACATATAAAAAAACGAATAAACAACCATATCAAAAAAGTAACaggattttattttctgtgttgtcCAAAAGGTAGGTTATACCTTGTTAGATAActacaaaacatttcatcaaCAAAATATTGAGAAACCAACTGCATGTTACAGACTAGTGGAAGTGGAAGACCCACAAATATGTCTGCATCTGATGAACAATACTTAAATTCACAAGCTCTACATCTGGCAGAGTCATCGGTCCCAAAGTAGATGCTTTGAGCATGAGAAATCTGACAAGAAATCGCAATCTTTCACAATTTCAACAAATGCAGCTTGAAGCAGCTGATAAGAATGTTTGAATGTACAGATAAATGAAACATTGATAAATAGCTGATTTACTGTATGTTATCTGGACGATGGAGAGGAGTAactggaagagggagaggagtagcTGGATGAGGTGGAGGAGTAGCTGTACGAGGGAGAGGAGTAGCTGGACCAGGGATAGGAGTATGATTAGATATTAAGTCAGAATGATTAGATATTGAGTCGGGTTTGCCGTGTTTTGATAAAGTTAGTGTATATTAAGAATATTTCTTTGAAACATAGAGTTGGTATTTAATAAACAGAACGTGGTTTTGATCAGAGAAATGTACTCATTGTGTGATGTaggtgtgttactgtgtttatGTATCTTAAGTATACATAAACACTTGTTAGCAATTGAAAAAAGCTGTAAAGAAATGAATCTCCAGACAGAAACAAAGGTGCATACTGCCCCCTGCTGTGTTGTTGTAACAGGCGctgtactgtgcaaaagtcct
The sequence above is a segment of the Esox lucius isolate fEsoLuc1 chromosome 1, fEsoLuc1.pri, whole genome shotgun sequence genome. Coding sequences within it:
- the il10ra gene encoding interleukin-10 receptor subunit alpha translates to MDWTFWISVLAHLIISDYASGLKQQNLFNLTVEVWDGEVMLLWQPPKEAPSPAQYRVQMERYGATNWKNVTSCGNTQETHCDLTRYIEDPKQLYKVRVGLITENGNLTWSTPKRFNPKDTQLLIPSSTVLLTSTSVIVRVYRKPLLKRIYPFGLLYTVHLQERGLQNKTTVWTFTMDGDEDEAEVLFRSLHWGEEYCVSLRVEGSGGRSSSKFSPAECFFLPEQEWFIMAIVSFSILSVTVVLLVLALGTFFFLWRPRKMPASLKSLNSGWHPLSVGEVPVEIVTDKGWFISKTTTDAMDWVANDMTMPAVTEDQKEEMDRKMSLDSGVSTKSHISIRNKGSSARQEDSGCGSLGAPESVVSSSSGTEESTLRDGRTNGDMGLTEDSGMGMGCRSGSAVSLHGEDCGHLAERLLMTGDCYRSQSPSSVDAHVTENETVTCDSAPGYRSGHLACICLGAGQCLWCQAVRHYKSRVDGQSVACSNFPEEQLIGGNLTGDTCEMESTFFCYKKNRLDIETLGHLEGPLLTCTDESFPLLTALSKCPLGEEGLDWGVKTISLSLGDLKVTFD